In Prunus dulcis chromosome 1, ALMONDv2, whole genome shotgun sequence, the following are encoded in one genomic region:
- the LOC117629697 gene encoding uncharacterized protein LOC117629697: MSMSMPLDQQPPPDFVLQQNANPHSPHGSIGAVVAVLVVVIILGVVAVVIGRLCSGRSIIGYGHYDLESWAETKCSSCIDGRINPPLSRPNVSCSSVSTSTPAQTHQGSELQQEEQSPQTPQPANL; the protein is encoded by the coding sequence ATGTCAATGTCAATGCCATTAGATCAGCAACCTCCACCAGACTTTGTGCTCCAGCAAAATGCAAACCCTCACTCACCCCATGGCTCCATTGGTGCAGTGGTTGCTGTTCTTGTTGTGGTCATAATCTTGGGTGTGGTTGCTGTTGTAATTGGGAGGCTCTGCTCTGGTAGGAGCATAATAGGATATGGCCATTATGATTTGGAGAGCTGGGCAGAGACAAAATGCTCATCTTGCATTGATGGAAGAATCAACCCACCACTTTCCAGGCCTAATGTGTCTTGCTCCTCTGTTTCAACTTCAACTCCAGCCCAAACCCATCAAGGATCTGAGCTTCAGCAAGAAGAGCAATCTCCTCAAACCCCACAACCTGCAAATCTTTGA
- the LOC117629687 gene encoding uncharacterized protein LOC117629687, whose protein sequence is MALSYNARGFLLLLAAASLLAASEARTLVVGGSEGWRYGFNYTDWAFQNSPFYIKDQLVFKYENDSGYSVYQLPNLWSYIKCDFSKAKLLASETQGTGEGFKVELTEWRPSYFASSGKDGKNCKDGLMKLFAVPLPRWN, encoded by the exons ATGGCTTTGAGTTATAATGCACGAGGGTTCCTTCTGCTTCTAGCTGCTGCCTCTCTACTGGCAGCGAGCGAGGCCAGAACCCTCGTCGTTGGAGGCTCTGAAGGCTGGCGTTATGGCTTCAACTACACCGATTGGGCTTTCCAAAACAGCCCCTTCTACATAAAGGACCAATTGG TGTTCAAGTATGAGAACGACTCTGGTTACAGCGTGTACCAGCTCCCAAACCTGTGGAGCTACATAAAGTGCGATTTCAGCAAAGCCAAGCTGTTGGCAAGTGAGACGCAGGGAACTGGTGAGGGCTTCAAGGTTGAGCTGACTGAGTGGAGGCCATCTTACTTTGCCAGTAGTGGGAAGGATGGCAAGAACTGCAAGGATGGGCTCATGAAGTTGTTTGCGGTCCCACTGCCACGTTGGAATTAA